In Wolbachia endosymbiont of Aedes albopictus, one DNA window encodes the following:
- the infC gene encoding translation initiation factor IF-3, giving the protein MQVKKNNKNRINGFITAKEVRLVDHSGEMVGIVPIERALEFAQGVGLDLVEIAPDSTPPVCKILDYSKQKYDIKKKASEAKKKQKTLTIKEIKLGPNIGDHDYETKLRQARDLLAHGHKIKVTMRFKGRELINTEVGLQKLERLIRDTEDIAKVELAPKREGNQYFLALVAK; this is encoded by the coding sequence TTGCAAGTTAAAAAGAACAATAAAAACAGAATTAATGGGTTCATCACAGCTAAGGAGGTACGCTTAGTTGATCATAGTGGTGAAATGGTCGGAATCGTGCCAATAGAACGAGCTTTGGAATTTGCACAGGGTGTTGGTTTAGACTTGGTGGAAATTGCACCTGATTCAACCCCTCCAGTATGTAAAATTCTGGATTATAGCAAACAAAAGTATGATATAAAAAAGAAAGCAAGTGAAGCAAAAAAGAAACAAAAAACATTAACTATAAAAGAAATTAAACTGGGTCCTAATATTGGTGATCACGACTACGAAACAAAATTGCGTCAAGCAAGAGACTTACTTGCTCACGGACATAAAATCAAAGTTACAATGAGATTTAAGGGCAGAGAGCTTATAAACACTGAAGTCGGACTGCAAAAATTAGAACGGCTAATTAGAGACACTGAAGATATTGCAAAGGTAGAATTGGCACCTAAAAGAGAAGGGAATCAATATTTTTTAGCTCTGGTTGCTAAGTAG
- the nuoF gene encoding NADH-quinone oxidoreductase subunit NuoF — protein sequence MLKEQDKIFTNLNGKETPLLKGAKKRGSWQKTKELLDLGSEKITDEVKKSGLRGRGGAGFSTGLKWSFMPKNLPKAYLVVNADESEPGTCKDRDILRYEPHKLLEGILLAGKAISASVAYIYIRGEFHNEYLVLKKALEEAYKENLIGKNACKSGYDLDVFIHRGAGAYICGEETAQLESIEGKKGFPRMKPPFPAGVGLFGCPTTINNVETIAMVPDILNRGGEWFASLGKPNNTGTKVFCISGHVNNPCNVEEELGIPLRELIEKYACGVRGGWDNLLAVIPGGSSVPLIPKSICDTIEMDFDSLKAAQSGLGTAAVIVMNKSTDIIAAIERLSHFYMHESCGQCTPCREGTGWMWRIMKRMVAGNIKPDEVDKLLDLTTQIEGHTICALGDAAAWPIQGLIRHFRHVIKERALV from the coding sequence ATGCTAAAAGAACAAGATAAAATATTCACCAACCTAAATGGTAAAGAAACTCCACTACTTAAGGGTGCAAAAAAACGTGGTAGCTGGCAAAAAACAAAAGAGTTACTGGATTTAGGATCAGAAAAAATCACTGATGAAGTAAAGAAATCTGGCTTGAGAGGTCGAGGGGGTGCAGGATTTTCCACCGGCCTTAAGTGGAGCTTTATGCCTAAAAATCTTCCAAAAGCATATTTAGTAGTCAATGCAGATGAGTCAGAACCTGGTACATGTAAAGATAGAGATATATTGCGATATGAGCCACATAAGTTACTTGAGGGAATTCTCCTGGCCGGCAAAGCGATCAGCGCATCAGTTGCGTATATTTATATCAGGGGTGAATTTCATAATGAATATTTAGTTCTAAAAAAAGCACTTGAGGAAGCCTATAAAGAAAACTTAATTGGAAAAAATGCCTGCAAATCAGGTTATGATCTTGATGTGTTTATCCATAGGGGTGCAGGAGCTTACATATGTGGGGAAGAAACAGCTCAACTCGAATCAATTGAAGGAAAAAAGGGCTTTCCTCGCATGAAACCTCCATTTCCTGCAGGTGTTGGACTTTTTGGATGCCCAACCACAATAAACAACGTTGAAACTATAGCCATGGTTCCAGATATTCTAAATCGCGGAGGAGAATGGTTTGCATCTCTTGGTAAACCAAATAATACTGGTACCAAGGTCTTTTGTATTTCAGGGCACGTAAACAACCCGTGTAATGTTGAAGAAGAGCTCGGAATTCCACTACGTGAATTGATTGAAAAGTATGCATGTGGAGTGCGAGGAGGTTGGGATAATTTACTTGCTGTAATACCTGGTGGGTCTTCAGTGCCATTAATTCCAAAATCTATATGTGATACTATTGAAATGGATTTTGATTCATTAAAAGCTGCACAATCAGGGCTTGGTACTGCTGCTGTAATAGTGATGAATAAATCAACTGATATAATAGCTGCAATAGAGAGGTTATCACACTTTTACATGCATGAGTCCTGTGGACAATGCACACCGTGCCGTGAAGGTACTGGATGGATGTGGAGGATTATGAAAAGGATGGTAGCAGGAAATATTAAGCCTGATGAAGTAGATAAGCTGCTTGACCTTACAACTCAAATAGAAGGACATACAATTTGCGCGCTTGGTGATGCTGCAGCTTGGCCGATTCAAGGATTAATAAGACATTTTCGCCATGTTATCAAAGAGAGAGCGCTAGTTTAA